In the genome of Gadus chalcogrammus isolate NIFS_2021 chromosome 21, NIFS_Gcha_1.0, whole genome shotgun sequence, one region contains:
- the LOC130374705 gene encoding probable E3 ubiquitin-protein ligase TRIML1 — protein MASANNSWSEEDFSCSICLDVFSSPVTTPCGHNFCRTCITKFWDEQVKYKCPVCNKIFDTKPDPPVNTLLSELAAQFRTTVRVKEQPCFETAEVSCDVCTGTQLKAVKSCLVCFTSYCQTHLEPHQRVTRLQKHRLVEPMDRLEDRMCKKHNRLLELFCQTEQVCVCLLCTETDHKSHPVVPLKEEYEVKTAQLGKIEAEVPQMIQDRKQKIKEVKDRVELSNKVADREIAIGRQVFTALIGCVEKCRDEFNQTVQEELKSTEKQAEDLIKELEQEMEDLTNRCSEVKQLSHTKDHLHFLRTFRSLKDPSPTRDWTTVEVRPPSFVGTLKRSLDQLEETLNMEMKKLHDAELKRVQQYEVDVTLDPDTAHPSLILSEDGKQVHDGGVRKVLPDNPKRFTQSIFVLTRQSFSLGRFYFEVQVKDKTYWWLGVVGESIDRKGETTRTPETGYWTLLYNKDVLVFNDNPPVRLPLRAELQKVGVFVDYDEGVVCFYDVEARVHIYSATGCTFSEPLYPFLYPGPRDYGGNNSAPLIISPVNQTD, from the coding sequence atggcctctgctaacaattcctggtctgaggaggacttttcatgttccatctgtctggatgtgttcagcagcccggttaccacaccatgtggacacaacttctgcagaacctgtattacaaagttctgggatgaacaagtcaagtacaaatgtcctgtttgcaacaaGATTTTCGACACAAAACCTGATCCACCGGTCAATACCCTCTTATCAGAGCTGGCTGCTCAGTTTAGAACAACCGTACGAgttaaagagcagccttgtTTTGAAACAGCAGAAGTttcctgtgacgtctgtactgggacccagctgaaggccgtgaagtcctgcctagtgtgtttcacctcttactgccaaacccacctggagccacatcagagagtcactCGCCTgcagaaacatcggctggtcgagcctatggaccgtctggaagacaggatgtgtaagaaacacaaccgacttctggagctcttctgccagactgaacaggtgtgtgtgtgtctgttgtgcacagagacagaccacaagtcccatcctgttgtacctctaaaggaggaatatgaagtgaagacggcccagctggggaagatagaggctgaagttccaCAAATGATCCAGGATAGGAAACAAAAGATTAAGGAGGTCAAAGACAGAGTAGAACTGAGCAACAAagttgcagacagagagatagccatTGGTAGGCAGGTCTTCACTGCTCTGATAGGATGTGTTGAAAAGTGCCGGGATGAATTCAACCAAACGGTTCAAGAggaactgaaatccacagagaaacaagctgaagacctcatcaaagagctggagcaggaaatggaagatctgaccaatagatgctcagaggtgaagcagctctcacacactaaagaccacctccatTTCCTCCggaccttcagatccctgaaggatccttcacccaccagggactggaccacggtggaggtccgtcctccgtcattcGTAGGGACCTTGaagagatccctggatcagctggaggagacactgaacatggagatgaagaagctgcatgatgctgaactgaagagggtccagcagtatgaagtagatgtgactctggatcctgatacagctcatcccagtctcatcctgtctgaggatgggaaacaagtacatgatggaggtgtgaggaaggtactcccagacaaccctaagagatttacacaGTCTATAtttgttctcacgaggcagagcttctccttagggagattttactttgaggtccaggttaaagacaagacttaTTGGTGGTTAGGAGTGGTCGgagagtccatcgacagaaaagGTGAGACCACGCggacccctgagacgggttacTGGACTCTTCTCTACAACAAGGATGTGTTGGTATTTAATGATAACCctcctgtccgtctccctctgagagctgagctccagaaggtgggggtgtttgttgattatgatgagggtgtggtctgcttctatgatgtggaagccagggttcatatctactctgctactggctgcaccttcagtgagcctctctatccattcctctaCCCAGGTCCCCGTGATTATGGAGGtaacaactctgcccccctgatcatctcacctgtcaatcaaacagactag
- the LOC130374700 gene encoding probable E3 ubiquitin-protein ligase TRIML1, producing MASANTSWSEEDFSCSICLDVFSSPVTTPCGHNFCRTCITKFWDEQVKYKCPVCNKIFDTKPDPQVNTLLSELAAQFTTTVRVKEQPCVEPAVVPCDFCTGTQQKAVKSCLECLISYCQTHLEPHQRVTVLKGHRLVEPMDRLEDRMCKKHNRLLEVFCPTEQVCVCVLCTVTDHKSHPVVPLKEEYEVKTAQLGKIEAEVPQMIQERKQKIKEVKDRVQLSNKDADREIAIGGQVFTALIGRVEKCRDEFNQTAQEKLKSTEKQAEDLIKELEQEIEDLTNRCSEVKQLSHTKDHLHFLQTFRSLKDPPPTRDWTTVEVRPPSYVGTLRRSLDQLEETLNMEMKKLRDDAELKRVQQYEVDVTLDPDTAHPHLILSEDGKQVHCGGVGKVLPDNPKRFTMYRFVLTRQSFCSGRFYFEVQVKDKTAWWLGVVRESIVRKGGSMWTPETGCWTLYYNKDRLVFYDNPAVHLPLRAGLQKVGVFVDYDEGVVSFYDVEARVHIYSATGCTFSEPLYPFLSPDPLYYKGNNLAPLIISPVNQTD from the coding sequence atggcctctgctaacacttcctggtctgaggaggacttttcatgttccatctgtctggatgtgttcagcagcccggttaccacaccatgtggacacaacttctgcagaacctgtattacaaagttctgggatgaacaagtcaagtacaaatgtcctgtttgcaacaaGATTTTCGACACAAAACCTGATCCACAGGTCAATACCCTCTTATCAGAGCTGGCTGCTCAGTTTACAACAACCGTACGAgttaaagagcagccttgtgttgaaccagcagtAGTTCCCTGTGacttctgtactgggacccagcagaaagctgtgaagtcctgcctagaatgtcttatctcttactgccaaacccacctggagccacatcagagagtcacaGTCCTGAAGggacatcggctggtcgagcctatggaccgtctggaagacaggatgtgtaagaaacacaacCGACTTCTGGAGGTCTTTTGCCCGAccgaacaggtgtgtgtgtgtgtgttgtgcacagtgacagaccacaagtcccatcctgttgtacctctgaaggaggaatatgaagtgaagacggcccagctggggaagatagaggctgaagttccacagatgatccaggagaggaAACAAAAGATTAAGGAGGTCAAAGACAGAGTACAACTGAGCAAcaaagacgcagacagagagatagccatTGGTGGGCAGGTCTTCACTGCTCTGATAGGCCGTGTTGAAAAGTGCCGGGATGAATTTAACCAAACTGctcaagagaaactgaaatccacagagaaacaagctgaagacctcatcaaagagctggagcaggaaatagaagatctgaccaatagatgctcagaggtgaagcagctctcacacactaaagaccacctccacttcctccagaccttcagatccctgaaggatcctccacccaccagggactggaccacggtggaggtccgtcctccgtcatacgtagggaccttgaggagatccctggatcagctggaggagacactgaacatggagatgaagaagctgcgtgatgatgctgaactgaagagggtccagcagtatgaagtagatgtgactctggatcctgatacagctcatccccatctcatcctgtctgaggatgggaaacaagtacattgTGGAGGTGTGGGGAAGgtactcccagacaaccctaagagatttacaatGTATAGAtttgttctcacgaggcagagcttctgctcagggagattttactttgaggtccaggttaaagacaagactgcatGGTGGTTAGGAGTGGTCAGAGAGTCCATCGTCAGAAAAGGTGGGAGCATGTGGACCCCGGAGACGGGTTGCTGGACTCTTTACTACAACAAGGATAGGTTGGTATTTTATGATAACCCTGCTGTccatctccctctgagagctgggctccagaaggtgggggtgtttgttgattatgatgagggtgtggtctccttctatgatgtggaagccagggttcatatctactctgctactggctgcaccttcagtgagcctctctatccattcctcaGCCCAGATCCCCTTTATTATAAAGGTAATAACcttgcccccctgatcatctcacctgtcaatcaaacagactag
- the LOC130374703 gene encoding E3 ubiquitin-protein ligase TRIM39-like isoform X1 → MASANTSWSEEDFSCSICLDVFSSPVTTPCGHNFCRTCITKFWDEQVKYKCPVCNKIFDTKPDPQVNTLLSQLAAQFRTTVRVKEQPCVEPAEVPCDFCTGTQQKAAKSCLECFMSYCQTHLEPHQRVTRLQKHRLVEPMDRLEDRMCKKHDRLLELFCQTEQVCVCQFCTESDHKSHPVVPLKEEYEVKTAQLGKIEAEVPQMIQERKQKIKEIKDRVELSNKVADREIAIGGQVFTALIGCVEKCRDEFNQTVQEELKSTEKQAEDLIKELEQEIEDLTNRCSEVKQLSHTEDHLHFLQTFRSLKDPPPTRDWTTVEVRPLSYVGTLRRSLDQLEETLNMEMKKLRDDAVLKRVQQYEVDVTLDPDTAHPSLILTEDGKQVHDGGVGKVLPDNPKRFTQYICVLTRQSFSSGRFYFEVQVKDKTAWWLGVARESIGRKGETTWTPETGYWTLFYYKDGLVFKDNPPVHLPLRAELQKVGVFVDYDEGVVSFYDVEARVHIYSATGCTFSEPLYPFLYPGLHDYKGNNSAPLIISPVNQTD, encoded by the coding sequence atggcctctgctaacacttcctggtctgaggaggacttttcatgttccatctgtctggatgtgttcagcagcccggttaccacaccatgtggacacaacttctgcagaacctgtattacaaagttctgggatgaacaagtcaagtacaaatgtcctgtttgcaacaaGATTTTCGACACAAAACCTGACCCACAGGTCAATACCCTCTTATCACAGCTGGCTGCTCAGTTTAGAACAACCGTACGAgttaaagagcagccttgtgttgaaccagcagaagttccctgtgacttctgtactgggacccagcagaAGGCTGCGAAGTCCTGCCTAGAGTGTTTTAtgtcttactgccaaacccacctggagccacatcagagagtcactCGCCTgcagaaacatcggctggtcgagcctatggaccgtctggaagacaggatgtgtaagaaacacgaccgacttctggagctcttctgccagactgaacaagtgtgtgtgtgtcagttctgcacagagtcagaccacaagtcccatcctgttgtacctctgaaggaggaatatgaagtgaagacggcccagctggggaagatagaggctgaagttccacagatgatccaggagagaaaacaaaagattaaGGAGATAAAAGACAGAGTAGAACTGAGCAACAAagttgcagacagagagatagccatTGGTGGGCAGGTCTTCACTGCTCTGATAGGCTGTGTTGAAAAGTGCCGCGATGAATTCAACCAAACGGTTCAAGAggaactgaaatccacagagaaacaagctgaagacctcatcaaagagctggagcaggaaatagaagatctgaccaatagatgctcagaggtgaagcagctctcacacactgaagaccacctccacttcctccagaccttcagatccctgaaggatcctccacccaccagggactggaccacggtggaggtccgtcctctgtcatacgtagggaccttgaggagatccctggatcagctggaggagacactgaacatggagatgaagaagctgcgtgatgATGCTgtactgaagagggtccagcagtatgaagtagatgtgactctggatcctgatacagctcatcccagTCTCATCCTgactgaggatgggaaacaagtacatgatggaggtgtggGGAAGgtactcccagacaaccctaagagatttacacagtatatatgtgttctcacgaggcagagcttctcctcagggagattttactttgaggtccaggttaaagacaagactgcatggtggttaggagtggccagagagtccatcggCAGAAAAGGTGAGACCACGTggacccctgagacgggttacTGGACTCTTTTCTACTACAAGGATGGGTTGGTGTTTAAAGATAACCCTCCTGTccatctccctctgagagctgagctccagaaggtgggggtgtttgttgattatgatgagggtgtggtctccttctatgatgtggaagccagggttcatatctactctgctactggctgcaccttcagtgagcctctctatccattcctctaCCCAGGCCTCCATGATTATAAAGGtaacaactctgcccccctgatcatctcacctgtcaatcaaacagactag